A stretch of the Corylus avellana chromosome ca6, CavTom2PMs-1.0 genome encodes the following:
- the LOC132184966 gene encoding disease resistance protein Roq1-like, giving the protein MTVMDFSHCPFLKVIPDFSRIPNLQKLNLDDCTNLVEIHHSVGFLGELVSLSLEKCYNLSSFPRILKLSSLKFLNLSGCSRLNNFPEIESPMECLKRINCDHTGIKELPSSIGYLIGLNHLDLACCKNLVNLPSSIYELQHLKYLTLQDCSKLVKFPENMGDNQQSMLSIVSTKESESSVHPELLPLPPPMNSSVSNDGCSSMVFPALQELNLKNCFLLESNLFRIFNCSSTLEELDLSGSDIITIPSCINRFVGLRSLSLHKCEQLREILELPPNIEDVYAEGCMSLETFFEEPQRSQLFNTSSLPELVRVETLFSASELNFSMTFNCFSTLEELNLSAGDIVSLPTCIKRFVGLKSLTLDNCKHLQEITELPPNVVKVSASECMSLERFQHNMHHLPRLEWMNLSNCPKLLENMGNHLQMYLLSEENSGHRNFSCAFLGKKIPDWFTYHKEVSNSNSCEIDIDELADLDGEITRIAFSAVVGIEDGQENDSLAIFVYVISGGVQIYQWTGGVFPLDLDHVWLHFHAPGSFKLNGDNDHLRVKFVCKSASKRMLFKSCGLHLARRYEEKATDLIDGIQLTRRPCDDDDDDDNNLESDCYP; this is encoded by the exons atgACAGTTATGGATTTCTCTCATTGTCCGTTCCTAAAAGTAATCCCTGATTTTTCAAGGATTCCAAATTTACAGAAATTGAATCTTGATGATTGTACAAATTTAGTTGAGATTCATCATTCTGTTGGATTTCTTGGTGAGCTAGTTAGTTTGAGccttgaaaaatgctataacCTTAGCAGTTTTCCGAGAATCCTCAAGTTGAGCTCTCTAAAATTTCTTAACCTTAGTGGTTGCTCAAGGCTTAACAACTTTCCTGAAATTGAGTCTCCGATGGAGTGTTTAAAACGCATCAATTGTGACCATACCGGTATAAAAGAACTACCTTCATCCATTGGGTACCTCATTGGTCTTAACCATTTAGATCTAGCATGTTGCAAAAACCTTGTGAATCTTCCAAGTAGCATTTATGAGTTGCAACATTTAAAGTATCTTACTCTCCAGGATTGTTCAAAACTTGTTAAGTTTCCTGAAAATATGGGGGATAACCAACAATCCATGCTCTCTATTGTATCTACAAAGGAATCTGAAAGTTCAGTACACCCAGAATTACTCCCATTGCCACCTCCTATGAATTCAAGTGTTTCTAATGATGGTTGTTCCTCAATGGTATTTCCGGCACTACAAGagttaaatcttaaaaattgtttCCTATTAGAATCAAATTTATTTAGGATATTTAATTGCTCCTCCACATTAGAAGAATTAGATCTATCGGGGAGCGATATTATTACCATTCCTTCATGCATCAACAGATTTGTTGGCTTGAGGTCACTTTCCTTGCATAAGTGCGAGCAACTTCGGGAAATTCTAGAACTTCCACCAAATATAGAAGATGTGTATGCAGAGGGCTGCATGTCATTGGAAACATTTTTTGAAGAACCACAAAGATCTCAATTATTTAATACAAGCAGCCTACCAGAGCTTGTACGAGTTGAAACACTATTTTCGGCATCAGAATTAAATTTCTCTATGACATTTAATTGCTTTTCTACGTTGGAAGAGTTAAATCTATCAGCAGGTGATATTGTTAGTCTTCCTACATGTATTAAAAGATTTGTTGGGTTGAAGAGCCTTACCTTGGATAACTGTAAGCACCTTCAAGAAATTACAGAACTTCCCCCAAATGTAGTAAAAGTTTCGGCGTCAGAATGCATGTCATTGGAAAGATTTCAACATAATATGCACCACTTACCAAGGCTTGAATGGATGAACTTGTCCAACTGTCCTAAGCTGCTTGAAAATATGGGGAACCATCTTCAAATGTATTTATTGAGtgag GAAAATTCTGGGCATCGTAACTTTAGCTGTGCATTTTTGGGAAAGAAGATTCCAGATTGGTTTACCTATCATAAAGAGGTTTCAAATAGTAATTCATGTGAAATAGATATTGATGAGCTTGCAGATTTGGATGGGGAGATCACAAGAATTGCTTTCTCTGCTGTTGTTGGAATAGAGGATGGACAAGAAAATGATTCTcttgcaatttttgtttatgtCATCAGTGGTGGCGTACAGATCTATCAATGGACTGGAGGAGTTTTTCCATTGGACTTAGATCATGTATGGTTGCATTTCCATGCTCCAGGATCTTTTAAGCTTAATGGTGATAATGATCACTTGAGAgttaaatttgtttgtaagaGTGCGTCAAAGCGAATGCTCTTTAAAAGTTGCGGATTGCATCTGGCACGTAGGTATGAAGAGAAGGCGACAGATTTAATAGATGGTATTCAACTTACCAGGAGACCctgtgatgatgatgatgatgacgacaaCAACTTGGAATCCGACTGTTACCCATAA